The Planctomicrobium piriforme genome window below encodes:
- a CDS encoding SLC13 family permease, with amino-acid sequence MSVDHEDPAAASNDRFWRRSMLALGIVLFLAVLFAPSPTGLSPEAQRLAAITVLMAVYWITEPIPMAVTGLLPIALYPLFNILPAKTASRAYGDPIVFLFLGGMLLALAIERWNLHRRIALNVLSVVGTSPRRIVFGFMFSTAFLSMWISNTAATLMMLPIGLALMTTLRDAMAIDSPEHADAAIRRLTIPLLLGIAYAASVGGFSTLVGTATNMVFRGFWERQFVSQGYPDVSFAEWMLVFTPASVTMLFLCGLVMTWNLRPLPQAQQLTKDFFKLRLAEMGRAAPAERKVALLFAATATLWILREPLMIDQTQILPDWPGLVIKFFNLFGVDVAYLADSVQDGTIAIAAACLLFLLPGDGPVLNRPRLLNWREAERGIPWGMVLLFGGGFAMADAFTATKLSDWIGQHISGALAGQSIFMMILMLCTFVTIMTEFTSNAATVNMLMPVLAAVAIQLQIDPRLLLVPATVSASCGFMMPVGTPPNAIVIATGKVPVASMLRYGFILNVIGIICVTLFTWFLGAPIMHIPLTTITK; translated from the coding sequence ATGAGTGTCGATCACGAAGATCCCGCCGCCGCCTCAAATGATCGTTTCTGGCGGCGCTCGATGCTGGCCTTGGGCATCGTTCTTTTTCTCGCCGTGCTGTTTGCGCCGTCGCCGACTGGTCTGTCGCCGGAAGCTCAACGTCTTGCGGCGATCACCGTGCTGATGGCCGTGTACTGGATCACCGAGCCGATTCCGATGGCCGTGACCGGCCTGCTGCCGATCGCGCTCTATCCGCTGTTTAACATCCTGCCTGCCAAAACCGCGAGCCGCGCCTACGGCGATCCCATCGTCTTTCTATTTCTGGGGGGGATGCTGCTGGCACTGGCGATCGAACGCTGGAATTTGCATCGCCGCATCGCACTGAATGTGCTGAGTGTGGTTGGAACGAGTCCCCGTCGCATCGTGTTCGGCTTCATGTTCAGTACGGCCTTCCTTTCCATGTGGATCAGCAACACGGCCGCGACGTTGATGATGCTCCCCATCGGACTGGCCCTCATGACCACCTTGCGGGACGCGATGGCAATCGACTCCCCCGAGCACGCCGATGCGGCCATTCGCCGACTGACGATCCCGTTGTTGCTGGGCATCGCCTATGCCGCCAGTGTGGGGGGATTCTCCACGCTCGTCGGCACGGCCACCAACATGGTCTTTCGAGGCTTCTGGGAACGGCAATTCGTCAGCCAGGGCTATCCCGACGTGTCGTTCGCCGAATGGATGCTCGTCTTCACACCTGCCAGCGTCACCATGCTGTTTCTCTGCGGGCTGGTGATGACCTGGAATCTCCGTCCGCTCCCGCAGGCGCAGCAACTGACAAAAGACTTTTTCAAGCTGCGCCTGGCTGAGATGGGCCGTGCCGCGCCCGCGGAACGCAAGGTCGCCCTCCTCTTTGCAGCCACGGCCACGCTCTGGATCCTCCGCGAGCCGCTCATGATCGACCAGACTCAGATTCTGCCGGACTGGCCGGGACTGGTCATCAAGTTCTTCAACCTGTTTGGCGTCGATGTGGCTTACCTCGCCGACTCCGTTCAGGACGGCACCATTGCCATCGCCGCCGCCTGTCTGTTGTTCCTGCTGCCAGGTGACGGCCCCGTCCTCAACCGTCCCCGACTTTTGAATTGGCGCGAGGCAGAACGAGGCATTCCCTGGGGCATGGTCCTGCTGTTCGGCGGCGGTTTCGCCATGGCCGATGCCTTCACCGCGACGAAACTCTCGGACTGGATCGGACAGCATATTTCCGGCGCGCTCGCCGGTCAGTCGATATTCATGATGATTCTCATGCTCTGCACCTTCGTGACGATCATGACTGAGTTCACCAGCAATGCCGCCACCGTGAACATGCTGATGCCCGTTCTCGCCGCGGTCGCGATCCAATTGCAGATCGACCCGCGTCTCTTACTCGTTCCAGCCACGGTTTCCGCCAGTTGCGGATTCATGATGCCGGTCGGCACGCCCCCCAATGCGATCGTCATCGCCACCGGCAAAGTCCCGGTCGCATCGATGCTCCGCTACGGGTTCATCCTGAACGTCATCGGCATCATCTGCGTGACCCTGTTCACCTGGTTCCTCGGCGCGCCAATCATGCATATTCCGCTGACCACAATCACGAAATAG
- a CDS encoding FAD:protein FMN transferase, protein MGETQLKMTDMGVAEMRGQQRRCLSRDQGRDCFKHCFRHSLQRAVIALLLMTSPLLAENSPLSRHEFVQIRMGVPVRIVVYASDPVSAIQATDAAYERLKQLDRTLSDYDPDSELNQLCLAPTGTAVKVSPDLWSVLSASQKLSAQSDGAFDVTVGPLVKLWRVARRKKQLPDPADLAAAKKRVGFQHVTLDTAQQTVTLSLPEMQLDVGGIAKGYAADAAYNVLVEHGLPIALLAVAGDIRVGDPPPGRTGWRVEVEDRGRAAPPDHKPLVLELCRQAVSTSGDTYQYLQLNGVRYSHIVDSKTGLGLTTPGSVTVVAPTCMQADGLATALSILGPDRGFAFLEQFPHTHAMFVALNEQSEPVVRTSPDWNTVPTVKPAN, encoded by the coding sequence ATGGGAGAGACTCAACTCAAAATGACGGATATGGGAGTCGCGGAGATGCGCGGACAACAACGGCGATGTCTCTCGCGAGACCAGGGGCGGGACTGTTTCAAACACTGCTTCAGACATTCTCTGCAACGGGCCGTCATCGCTTTGCTGCTGATGACTTCCCCGCTGCTGGCCGAGAACTCCCCTCTCTCTCGGCACGAATTCGTGCAGATCCGGATGGGCGTTCCCGTCAGAATTGTAGTGTACGCCTCCGATCCAGTGTCAGCAATTCAGGCGACCGACGCTGCTTATGAGCGCTTGAAACAACTCGACCGCACCCTCAGCGATTACGACCCAGACAGCGAACTCAACCAGCTTTGCCTCGCCCCAACCGGCACAGCCGTCAAAGTCAGCCCCGACCTGTGGTCGGTCCTCTCCGCATCACAAAAACTTTCAGCTCAGTCTGACGGAGCCTTCGACGTCACCGTGGGCCCGCTGGTGAAGCTTTGGCGCGTCGCCCGCCGTAAAAAACAGCTCCCAGATCCCGCCGATCTCGCAGCGGCGAAAAAACGTGTAGGCTTCCAGCATGTGACGCTCGACACTGCTCAGCAGACCGTCACGCTCTCCCTCCCTGAGATGCAACTGGATGTCGGCGGCATCGCCAAAGGTTACGCCGCAGATGCCGCTTACAACGTGCTGGTCGAGCACGGGCTACCGATCGCCCTGTTGGCCGTCGCCGGTGACATTCGCGTCGGAGACCCACCCCCTGGTCGCACTGGCTGGCGGGTGGAAGTGGAAGACCGCGGCCGAGCCGCTCCGCCTGACCATAAACCCCTCGTCCTCGAACTCTGCCGGCAAGCCGTTTCGACCTCAGGCGATACCTACCAGTATCTCCAACTCAATGGCGTGCGGTACTCCCACATTGTCGATTCGAAAACCGGCCTGGGGCTCACCACGCCAGGCAGCGTCACGGTCGTCGCCCCGACCTGCATGCAGGCGGACGGCCTCGCCACCGCCCTCAGCATCCTCGGCCCCGACCGCGGTTTCGCGTTTTTGGAACAGTTCCCGCACACGCACGCCATGTTCGTAGCCCTGAATGAACAATCCGAACCGGTCGTGCGCACATCGCCAGACTGGAACACAGTTCCAACCGTCAAACCCGCGAACTGA
- a CDS encoding formylglycine-generating enzyme family protein, whose product MTVRLESPFWQAVCLSAGLLGSVIGLQVIAGEPDPKSPYLRDPDSEAKTAAAMKPYVQQIRDTDVKFEMLPIPGGEFVMGSPDDEADRNEDEGPQHKVKIDPFWIGKTEVTWDEYDTWRLSLDGQRRKLTGREKDEVDAKTDAVTRATKEYTDMTFGMGHDGFPAIGMTQVAAKMYCEWLSAKTGQYYRLPTEAEWEYACRAGTKTPYSFGTDAEKIDDYAWYYENSEDAYHKVGEKKPNPWGLYDMHGNVSEWVLDRYDPQFYATLPKDAAAVFPVCLPNGQEYPRVARGGSWQDDPETLRSAARIASTPDWKIQDPQLPRSIWYLTDGDMVGFRVVRPLTPPTTEEIQKFILYPDIPEDLKERYARELKNRAAQE is encoded by the coding sequence ATGACAGTACGCCTCGAAAGTCCCTTCTGGCAAGCGGTCTGTCTGTCCGCCGGGTTGCTGGGCAGCGTGATTGGTCTGCAGGTTATCGCCGGCGAGCCTGACCCGAAGAGTCCTTATCTGCGCGATCCGGACAGCGAAGCGAAGACTGCGGCGGCGATGAAGCCGTATGTGCAGCAGATTCGCGATACCGACGTGAAGTTCGAGATGCTGCCGATTCCCGGCGGCGAATTCGTGATGGGCAGCCCGGACGACGAAGCAGACCGCAACGAAGACGAGGGTCCGCAGCATAAGGTGAAGATCGACCCATTCTGGATTGGAAAAACGGAAGTCACCTGGGACGAGTATGACACCTGGCGTCTGAGTCTCGATGGCCAGCGTCGCAAGCTGACAGGCCGCGAGAAAGACGAAGTGGACGCCAAGACGGATGCCGTTACCCGGGCGACCAAGGAATATACCGACATGACGTTCGGTATGGGTCACGACGGCTTCCCGGCCATCGGCATGACTCAGGTCGCCGCGAAGATGTATTGCGAATGGCTGTCGGCCAAGACTGGGCAGTATTACCGTCTGCCGACCGAAGCCGAATGGGAATATGCCTGTCGCGCCGGCACGAAGACCCCGTATTCCTTCGGGACCGACGCCGAGAAGATCGACGACTACGCCTGGTATTACGAGAATTCGGAAGACGCCTATCACAAGGTGGGCGAGAAGAAGCCGAACCCCTGGGGCCTGTACGACATGCACGGCAATGTGTCGGAATGGGTGCTGGATCGTTACGACCCGCAGTTCTATGCCACACTGCCGAAAGATGCGGCGGCGGTGTTTCCGGTCTGTTTGCCGAACGGCCAGGAGTATCCACGCGTGGCCCGCGGCGGATCATGGCAGGATGACCCCGAAACGCTCCGCAGTGCCGCCCGTATCGCTTCGACGCCTGACTGGAAGATTCAGGATCCACAATTGCCGCGCAGCATCTGGTATCTGACCGATGGTGATATGGTCGGCTTCCGGGTGGTGCGTCCGCTGACGCCTCCCACGACCGAAGAGATCCAGAAGTTCATCCTGTACCCGGACATTCCGGAAGACCTGAAGGAACGTTACGCCCGCGAATTGAAGAATCGGGCAGCACAGGAGTAG
- a CDS encoding peroxiredoxin family protein produces MCPRSGLAMLTLTFTLGFVVPAASSAADAPPQVGDTAADFTLKSVEGKSVKLSELTDAGPVVLVVLRGFPGYQCPVCSQQVGQLIASAEKLKAAGARVVLVYPGPSKGLTTKALEFIKDKTIPDNFVLLVDPDYTFTKAYHLRWDAPQETAYPSTFVIQKNKQITFAKISKTHGGRASTDEVLKALPQ; encoded by the coding sequence ATGTGTCCTCGATCCGGTCTTGCCATGCTGACTTTGACTTTCACGCTGGGTTTCGTGGTCCCTGCCGCGAGCAGCGCCGCAGATGCTCCGCCGCAAGTCGGAGACACCGCTGCCGACTTCACATTGAAATCGGTTGAAGGGAAGTCCGTCAAACTCTCTGAACTCACGGATGCAGGGCCTGTCGTCCTCGTGGTCCTCCGCGGCTTCCCCGGCTACCAATGCCCGGTCTGCAGCCAGCAAGTGGGTCAGCTCATTGCCAGCGCCGAAAAACTCAAAGCCGCTGGCGCACGCGTGGTTCTTGTTTATCCTGGCCCGTCGAAAGGCCTGACAACGAAAGCCCTGGAATTCATCAAAGACAAGACGATTCCCGACAACTTCGTGCTGCTGGTCGATCCCGATTACACGTTTACGAAGGCCTATCACCTGCGCTGGGACGCCCCTCAGGAAACCGCATATCCCTCGACGTTCGTCATCCAGAAAAACAAACAGATCACTTTCGCCAAGATCAGCAAAACGCACGGCGGCCGCGCCTCGACCGACGAAGTTCTCAAGGCCCTGCCGCAGTAA
- a CDS encoding YfcE family phosphodiesterase, producing the protein MLVGIFSDTHDHLDNIRRAVALFNARECQCVLFAGDLVSTFAVPPLRDLKCPFYGCFGDNEGNKTGLIGGLKIIGEIREPPAQYTLADGTRVMLGHMPQQVKAVPDDIDIIIHGHTHRPLIKIDAQGRLWINPGETSGWTYGQPTVALLDTATCTAEIISLDTTTALPPWNEQRREKKH; encoded by the coding sequence ATGCTCGTCGGCATCTTCTCCGACACTCACGATCACCTCGACAACATTCGCCGCGCGGTCGCGTTGTTCAACGCCCGTGAGTGTCAGTGCGTGTTGTTCGCAGGCGATCTGGTCTCGACGTTCGCCGTCCCACCGTTGCGCGATCTGAAATGTCCCTTCTACGGCTGCTTTGGCGACAATGAGGGGAACAAGACCGGCCTGATCGGGGGGCTGAAGATCATTGGCGAAATCCGCGAACCGCCGGCACAATACACTTTGGCCGACGGAACCCGAGTGATGCTGGGGCACATGCCGCAACAGGTAAAAGCGGTCCCCGACGACATCGACATTATCATTCACGGGCACACGCACCGCCCGCTCATCAAGATCGACGCTCAAGGCCGGCTCTGGATCAACCCCGGTGAAACTTCCGGCTGGACCTACGGGCAGCCCACCGTGGCACTCCTCGATACGGCAACCTGTACAGCGGAAATCATTTCTCTCGACACGACGACTGCACTCCCTCCGTGGAATGAACAGCGACGAGAGAAGAAACATTGA
- a CDS encoding glycosyltransferase family 39 protein — translation MSLPSLPAEPNRTVSNGVQWLAYGLVCLLAIGAEAYRWSDPVERQASLTGWLAGHHADWLPFLPLLAIAPIAAGLRASRRLQTESPLEHWLQQSAASQPRSSAAVVATILIGVFAFGISRWVGQPYADLPPAYHDEFSYLFQAESYLHGRLWFPSFSQRPELFDQMHVLNEGRFASRYFPGVGLWMAPFVDMGDPHLGQQLAQAIAAILVFRCGRELSANGVGLLAAVLFCLSPGMLLFSNLLLSHQPTLVGLLLFLWAFLKWLRCGGLRLLLLAGCGLTFAMLCRPMTAAGFALPFGILFASWWLTGRPVLHPNSTPLPFVPSLATRSLSALMLALPLCVGFAIMLFTQREITGSLLLSPYQQFTDIYTPRHRFGFNNVIIGEQHLGPKVLDNYDLWAENLTPSLAARNVLTRLTASWEWTLGIVPLALGCLVTLFTPQLGGRRWLLIWASIASLHAVHVPYWFSGIMGWHYVLETAPLWLLLFAEGTHRLNLTWNIRGAFGLRLWWRALIVVALMVNLLTVRPLWPGRLPMGFEESAFSRRLYAQFRQSIEELRNGQQAIVFVIPSPSDRHIDYITNPPTLTGPVLVARLNSRDELPAAAALFPNRTVLLYDAANKKWEHF, via the coding sequence TTGTCGCTCCCATCTCTGCCTGCTGAGCCGAACCGCACCGTTTCGAACGGCGTGCAATGGCTCGCTTACGGGCTGGTCTGTCTGCTGGCGATCGGGGCGGAAGCATATCGCTGGTCTGACCCTGTCGAACGTCAGGCGTCGCTAACCGGCTGGCTCGCTGGTCATCATGCCGACTGGCTTCCGTTTCTCCCCTTGCTGGCCATCGCCCCGATTGCGGCCGGGTTACGGGCATCCCGGCGACTCCAAACGGAGTCGCCGCTGGAACACTGGCTGCAGCAATCGGCGGCCAGTCAGCCTCGGTCATCGGCCGCGGTCGTGGCAACGATTCTGATCGGAGTTTTTGCATTTGGCATCTCACGCTGGGTCGGGCAGCCCTACGCCGATTTGCCCCCCGCGTATCACGACGAGTTCAGCTATCTCTTTCAGGCGGAATCCTATCTTCATGGCCGGCTCTGGTTCCCCAGCTTTTCGCAGCGGCCAGAACTGTTCGATCAGATGCATGTCCTCAATGAAGGGCGATTCGCCAGCCGCTACTTCCCCGGCGTCGGCCTGTGGATGGCGCCGTTTGTCGACATGGGCGACCCCCATCTCGGACAACAACTCGCGCAGGCGATAGCCGCCATACTCGTCTTCCGGTGCGGCCGAGAACTCTCCGCCAATGGCGTGGGCCTCCTCGCCGCGGTCCTCTTTTGTCTCTCGCCCGGCATGCTGCTGTTCAGCAACTTGCTTCTCTCCCATCAGCCGACCCTGGTGGGCCTGTTACTGTTTCTCTGGGCGTTTTTGAAATGGCTGCGCTGCGGCGGGCTGAGACTGCTCCTCCTCGCCGGGTGCGGATTGACGTTCGCCATGCTTTGCCGCCCCATGACCGCCGCCGGTTTCGCACTGCCGTTTGGAATTCTGTTCGCCAGTTGGTGGCTCACCGGCCGGCCGGTACTACATCCGAATTCCACTCCTCTGCCCTTTGTGCCGTCTCTCGCAACTCGCTCATTGAGCGCATTGATGCTCGCCCTGCCGCTCTGCGTCGGGTTCGCGATCATGCTGTTCACTCAGCGGGAAATCACCGGCTCGCTCTTACTGTCTCCCTACCAGCAGTTCACCGACATCTACACGCCGCGACACCGTTTCGGCTTCAACAACGTCATTATTGGCGAACAGCACCTCGGTCCCAAAGTGCTCGACAACTACGACCTCTGGGCCGAGAATCTCACTCCGTCACTGGCCGCCCGCAATGTGCTGACGCGGCTCACCGCCAGTTGGGAATGGACGCTGGGCATTGTCCCGCTGGCGCTGGGCTGTCTGGTCACGCTCTTCACGCCGCAGCTCGGCGGTCGTCGCTGGCTGCTGATCTGGGCATCGATTGCGTCGCTGCATGCCGTGCATGTTCCCTACTGGTTCTCCGGCATCATGGGCTGGCATTATGTGCTTGAGACCGCGCCCCTCTGGTTGCTGCTGTTCGCGGAAGGGACACACCGGCTCAACCTCACCTGGAACATCCGCGGCGCCTTCGGTCTCCGCTTGTGGTGGCGGGCTCTGATCGTTGTCGCTCTCATGGTGAACCTCCTCACGGTCCGCCCGCTGTGGCCTGGCCGCCTGCCGATGGGCTTCGAGGAATCGGCATTCTCGCGTCGACTTTACGCCCAGTTCCGCCAGAGCATTGAAGAACTCCGCAACGGACAACAGGCGATCGTCTTCGTGATCCCCAGCCCCAGTGACCGTCACATCGATTACATCACCAATCCCCCCACCCTCACCGGCCCGGTCCTCGTCGCCCGACTCAATTCCCGCGACGAACTCCCCGCAGCCGCCGCCCTGTTCCCCAATCGCACCGTCCTCCTCTACGACGCCGCCAACAAAAAGTGGGAGCATTTTTAG